A region of the Patescibacteria group bacterium genome:
CCGCATGAACAAAAAGTTAAAAATTGCATTTATCATAATGATGGCAATGGTTGTGATCATCACGATCGTTGTGGTTATAATTTTCTACACTTCAGACCGGACTGATGTAACAAATACAAATGCGGGGACAAATACAAATACCGCCATCAATAGCAATGTGAATACAAATCAGGCTGTGAATGTAAACAGCGTTGTAACAAACACGAATACTACAGTCACAAATACAAACAGCACTTCCACCGCCGGCGGCACCGCGAACGTGGAAGCTTTATTACAACCGATCGCCCGTAACTTCGCTGAACGGTTTGGTAGTTATTCCTCTTTTAGCAACTATGAGAATATCACCAAGCTGGAAGGATATATGACTGCAAGCATGAAAAACTGGGCAGAAAGATTTGTTGCGGAACAAAGGGCAAATAGCAGTGCAGATGACAAATATTTTGGCATAACCACAAAAGCGTTGAATGTTACCACGGACTCAATAAACGAAGCGGACGAAAAAGCACAATTTACCGTTACTACCCAGAGAAACCAGACAAATGAAGGTGAAGAAGCGAAAGTTATCTATCAAGATATAATAATAAAATTTATTAAAGAAGGTATTGAATGGAAAGTTATCGAGGCGAATTGGCAGAATTAAATTAACTCCACCAGAAAAATCATGGAAAGACCCGGAATCTCGGTAAAAACAGGCAGTACGGCGGGAAGTATTAAAATAGATCAGGCAACGGAAAATTTTATCGGCGTGCTTGACCGGGATCATACACCGGAAGAATTGAAAAGAGCATTTGATAATTTGGTAAGCGTGATGACTTTCGAAACTTTCAGGAAGATAAAAGCAAGACAAGAGGTAATACAATTAGTTAACGATTCGGCAGAAGAAGAAAAGATTGAGGAAGAGATAAATAAGATGAAAGAGGACTTAATCAAATCTGTCTCTGAAATTGCGATGTTGGCTGATAATTATCAGAAAGAATAGCAATAGTATATGGCTGATACATTAAGCAATTCTACTGCAGTACAGGATTCTCTAGAAGTAGCTGCAAAGACCGCAAATACTACTCTGGAGTCTGATATTGATCTTCCGGTAGAAAAAATTGATTTGGATATCTCTTCATTAAAATTGAATATCCGGTTTGATGGTGCAGGTCACAAAGACAGAATAAGGGGAGCAGCGAATCCGGATAAAAAAGAACAGTCTGCTGTTACTTCTCCAAAAGCAGAGAGTCAATCAAAAGGAGATGTGGGCGGACAAGAAGGAAAAAAAGAGCTTGAAAACAGAAAAAGACAGTTCAGGATGAGCCAGTTGGCCGACCGGAGAGGTGGTAACCCAAACATGCCTTCACAGGGGACAGCCGCCGGTTCCTTGCCGGAAGATCTGAATCCACAGCAGCAATCGGGGGCGGATAATATGCTCAAGGGGATCAGGAATGAACGGGAGCAACCGGGAGCGAATCAGTTAAGGAGAAAACTTGAATACAGATTGCGGAACAGAGCGCAGAGAGGAATGGCAGGTCCGAGTCTTGGGGAAAATAACAGTAGGTTGAGTGGCGCGGGGAATGCGGATGATCTGCTCTCTAATCTGGACTTTTCAGGAAATGAAGATGATGACGACGACGATTCACAACCGATGAATGTACAGGAAAGTCAGGAGCAACAAGTGGAGGAAAGGTTAGCTAGAGAGAGAGAAAGAGATCGTCAGAATCAAAAAAGTAATAAGGATAAAAATGTAGCAGGTGCGGGAGGGGATTACAGTCTATTACAAAGAATACAAATAGAAGTAAATACATACAGGAACAAGATTAAAAAAATAGATGAGCAAATCGCCGGTCTTAGAAAAACGTTAATCCTGTTAATGACCGTGTTAGCAGCGGTGCTGGGGAAGGATGTACTTGATGTTGTAGGCTTTGGATTGTGGGGGTGGGTTGACTGGTTATTTGACATCCAGCTTATGCTAGCAGCGTTTATTTTGAAAATTGAACAAGAGGGGAAGGAAAAGATTGAGGGGTGGATGTTGTCACTTGTTGAACTTATACCTTATGCAGATGTCCTTCCAGCTTGGACCGCGCGTGTATTAAAATCAGTTTTACAGAGGAATAAAGAATTAGGAGATGCTGTTGATGAGAAGAAAAAAATACAGAAAAAGCTTGATAAAGCACTCAAATTTAGACAGGCGCTATTAAATCTCCCAGAAGAAGATAAATAATTTAAAACTTTATGAAAAAACTAATTGTCATAGCATTGTTCGTCTCATTGAGTATAATTTTAATACCACAAATTACACTTGCTAAGATTGACTTGAATATTCCGATTGGTGATAAGACATCAGTGGATGATCTCGGGGACTATATCCGGATATTCTATGAGTTTTTTGTAACATCCGCCGGTATTTTGGCGGCAGCGATGATGGTAATCGGCGGTTATAAATGGATCACAGCGGCCGGCAATCCTTCCATCATCAGCGGTGCCAAAGAGCAGATTATGAGCGCTATTTTCGGGCTGGTACTGGCGCTCACTTCATTTTTTATTTTGAATACGTTAAATCCAAGCATCACCGCGCTGACACCGCTCACCATCCCGGTTGTTCAGGAACTCAGAGATAGTACATTAGCCAGTAGACTCTGTGATTTTGATGCGGAGATTGATGAAACCGCTCATGAGCCTATTAGATGTGAATCGTCAAAAGTTATCAATGCCGCAGAAGGGGAAAAATGTGCCGGATTGTGGAGTAGTGATCCGGACAATATTTGCGTAATTGAGACTATTACTGGTCCTAATTCATTGGTTAAAACAACTGAAAAAAGTGAGATAACGATGCAGAATCATACCTATACAAGTCAAACAACATTTGATGTAAAGAATGACGAATGGTTCATTAGTAATCAAGAATGCGGTGACGTTTATTGGGGTATAACTGGAGTAACAGGCGGTGCGTATATGGTGGGTTCACATTGTGGTTGGGTCAATTTTACTGATGGTGCTCCTCAATGGGCACATTGCGTGATGGATGGTAAATTCGGTAACTTTTCAAGTGATGCATCAAAATGTAGTTGGATTTTATTGGACATTTTGCATGATAATGGGTCATATATTCCTGCAGATGAGGCACGTAAAGGTTGTGGAAGAGTTACAAATATGCGTTGCGCAGGAGATTAATTAAGATAGAAAATATTTAATATTATATTATGAAAATAAAAAACAGCGTTAAGATCGCGGGACTGATCGTCGCCTTTATCGCGGTTGTGATATTTATGGGATATCTGATTTACGTTATTTTCTTCCGCGCAGATGATGGGATACAGCCGGGACAGGTGAATGTCAACGGGGTAATTGTTAATTCAGACGACTTGCCGATCGCAAACGATAATACCAACCGTCCTGTAGCAAACGTAAATATAAATACAAATTCCAGCCTGCCCGTCGTTTCCCCGATTGCCAATGGTGGAAACACTCTGACTAATCAGGTAGCTGAAGGTGAGATCGTCAGTACAAAAATTATCGGTAATAATTTAAGATTTTATGATAAAAAAACAGGCAAGTTTTATCAAGTTTCCGCTGACGGGAAAATCAAAACTCTGATCAGTGAGGATCTTTTTCCGAACGCAGAAAGCGTAGAATGGTCGCCGACGGGTAATAAAGCGGTAATCAGTTTTCCGGACGGTACCAGTATTATCTACGATTTCGATTCGAAAAGCCAGGTGACCTTGCCAAAAGAGATGGATGAAATTAAGTTTTCTGCCACGGGTGAGCAATTGGGATTTGAATACATTGATCAGGACAGCAGTAATAATTTTCTGGGAGTATCCAACGCGGACGGCACGGCAATCAGGCAGATTGAATTATTAGGGGACAAGGACAGGGATGTTGAAATTAACTGGTCGCCGACCAGTCAGACTGTCGCTACTTTCAGAAAAACTTCAGAAGGCGATGCACAGCAGATATTTTTTATCGGACAGAACGGAGAAAATTTTAAATTATTAGAAGTGCAGGGCAGAGGTTTTGAGGGCAAGTGGAATGAAGCGGGCACCCAGATGATCTATAGCACTTATTCCGCCAACTCTGACTATTTGCCAGAATTAAAGATAGCTGACGTCGGCGGTGACAGTACGGGGGAAAACACGATAAGCACCGGTCTGAAAACCTGGTCCAGTAAATGCACGATCGGTGGCGGGGCGGTCTTTTGCGGGGTGCCGATTGGTCTTGAAAAGGGAAGCGGTTTGTACCCCGAATTGGCAAATTCAGTCAATGATAACATATATAGAATCGACCTTGTAACAGGGGTTAAAACAAAGCTCGCAACGCCTTCCAGAGCGGACGGCAGTGGTTATGTTGTTAATCAGATTTATCTTTCACCGGATGAGAGAATCCTGTATTTTACAAACAAAATTACCGGGGAGCTTAACTCAATTAAACTAAAATAAGTTAGAAAATGGCTATAGAAAAACGGGGAAAAAATACATCATCCAATTTGAAAGTAAAAAGTAAAGTATCAGTACGTTCCACAAAACTATTGGTTGGTATCAGTATTTTAAGTCTTATGGGATTCGTGCTGATTTTCCTGTTTGGTTTGTCAATTTTCCGCGATTCCGCATCCAAAAGCTCGGAATCAAAAAGTAATTTTTCTTTTGTGAAAAGAGGGGTTGTTGCCAATGATACATTTGTCCCTGTTAATTCATCAGTACCGGAAGCGTTAGATACTGACCCAACTATTGGAAAAAAAGATGCGAAATTGACAATATTTGAATATGGAGATTTCGGGTGTGCACACTGCGCGTCAATGAATACCACAATGAAAAAGATTGTAGCGGAGTATCCTGATACTGTTCAGCTGGTATGGAAGGATTATCCAACCGCTTCCAGCGTTGATGCGGCAATGGCCGGCCGTTGCGCGCAAATACAGGATAAGTTTTGGGAAATGCATGATCTGCTTTTCGAGAATAGCTTTTTCTTAAACAAGGGACGGTTTTCCGATTTAGCACAGGATTTGGGTCTCGATGTGGAAAAATTCGATACCTGTGTTGATTCCGGCACTACCGCGCTTTTGGTTCAGGAGAGTATTGACCAGGCAGCGGGATTTGAAATCGATGGAACACCTTACTATTTTATTAATGACCAGGAAATCAGCGGAACGATAGGTTATGATGATTTGAAAAATATTATTGAATCAGAGCTGGTAAAATAGCGTTTAATAATTTATGTTGACTTCCTTTTTTTGGGAGTCTTTTCTTCTGTAAAATATGAATGTGAAAGAGAAAAAAATATTTTCCTGCAATCATTGTGATTCACAATATCCGAAATGGCAGGGCCGTTGCACGGAATGCGGACAGTGGGGAACACTTGAGGAGGGGAGATATGTCGCCACAGTGAGTGACAAGCCGTCCGCTCCTTTGGCGCAGACAATTTCTTTTAGTGACATTAAAGGGGGCGAAATATTAAGATTCAAAACTGGTTTCGGTGAATTTGACCGGGTATTAGGCGAAGGGTTGGTATCTGGGTCAGTAATCCTACTTGGTGGCGACCCTGGAATCGGCAAATCAACTCTTGCACTGCAGGTAACGGCAAAAATAAGCCAAACTGAATCAGTTATCTACGTGTCCGGCGAAGAGTCAGCAGAGCAGGTAAAACAGCGCATGGACCGGTTAAAGATAACGGCAAATGATCTGCACTTTATCTCAGAGACTGATGCGGAAATGGTATGCGCAACATTGTCCGAAAGAAAACCGCAGGTGGCGGTTATTGATTCAATCCAGACGCTCACTTCAAGTCAAATAAAATCCCAATCCGGCAGTCCGCAACAGATTAAAGCGGTAACAGCACAGCTTATGGAAGTGGCAAAAAACAGTAAAATCGCCATTGTTATAATTGGACATGTTACCAAACAGGGCGCGGTGGCCGGACCACGTACACTGGAACATTTGGTGGACAGTGTGATTTATTTAGAGGGTGACCGGTATCAGTCTTTAAGAATATTAAGGGCAATTAAAAATCGCTTTGGTTCAACATCCGAAATTGGAATTTTTGAAATGAAAGATCACGGGTTGGCAGAGGTACTTAATCCTTCTGCACTGCTCCTGAAAGATCGTGCAAAACAGATATCGGGTTCGGTGATTACCTGCATTATGGAAGGCAGTCGCCCTTTTTTGGTGGAAGTACAAGCGCTGGTTACCAAGGCCGGTTTCGGTTATCCGCAGAGAAAAACTTCAGGGTTTGACCAGAAAAGACTTCAATTGTTATTGGCTGTTCTGACCAAGCGTATGGGTATAAGAATAGAGGATCAGGATATTCATATCAATGTTGTCGGAGGAGTGAAGATTAAAGAACCGTCCGCTGATTTGGCCGTGTGTCTTGCTATAATTTCCGCGCTCAAGAATATTCCATTACCCAACACATTATCAGTGATGGGGGAAGTGGGCCTGGGCGGAGAAGTGCGCCCGGTAATTAATATTGACAAGCGTCTGGAAGAGTCCGCGAAACTAGGATTTAAAAATATAATAATTCCGAGTAATACAAAAAACCATAAAGACGCTGTTTGCTATCCGGTAAAAAGCATCAATGAGGCTTCAGAGATTGCTTTTACGATTTAAATTATTCCAGGTGAATATTCTTAGTAAACTCAGCAATCTTTTTTTGTAGTATCTGATTGATTTTCAAATCAGGATCTGACTCTAAAATTAGTCCGGCTTCTAAGCGGGCTTTTTTTACAAGATCATAGTCGGTTAACCGGGCGATTTTTAAGTTAGGGAAAAACCCCGATTGTTTACTGCCATAAACTTCCCCGGGACCCCTCAGTTCCAGGTCTTTCTCAGCCAAAGCAAAGCCGTTATGGCTTTTAATCAGGGCTTGAAGCCTCTTAATCACGTCCGGGCTGGCTTGTTCGGTAAAAAGGAAGCAATATGACTGATGTGTGCTTCTTCCCACTCTGCCACGAAACTGATGTAACTGCGCCAAGCCAAAGCGTTCCGCGCCTTCAATCATCATAATGGTCGCATTTGGCACGTCCACCCCTACCTCGATAACAGCAGTTGAAACCAGTATTTTAAACTTGTTTGCGACAAAACTTTTCATAACTTCTTCCTTTTCGCCCGCTTTCATTTTTCCGTGTAGCATGCCGATGGGAATTTCCGGAAACACCTCATTATTCAGCTTTTCGAATTCTGAAGTTACGGCTTTTACACCAAGAGCATCAGACTCTTCAATCAGCGGGCAGATGACAAAGATTTGTCGCCCCTTTTCAATCTCTTTTCGGATAAAACCATATGCGTCCTGCCTTTTGTTTTTTGGAATAATGGATGTTGAAATATTTTTCCTTCCCTTCGGCAGCTGATCAATCACTGATAAATCCAGATCGCCATAAACAGTCAACGCTAACGAGCGGGGAATCGGGGTAGCTGTCATAGAGAGTAAATGAGGAGTCCATTTTATGTTAATTGGATTTTTTTCTTTTATTTCTTTTCTTTGCTTTACGCCAAATCGATGTTGTTCGTCGACGACGATAAATGCTAAATTCTTAAAAACAATGCTTTTCTGTA
Encoded here:
- a CDS encoding pilin; its protein translation is MKKLIVIALFVSLSIILIPQITLAKIDLNIPIGDKTSVDDLGDYIRIFYEFFVTSAGILAAAMMVIGGYKWITAAGNPSIISGAKEQIMSAIFGLVLALTSFFILNTLNPSITALTPLTIPVVQELRDSTLASRLCDFDAEIDETAHEPIRCESSKVINAAEGEKCAGLWSSDPDNICVIETITGPNSLVKTTEKSEITMQNHTYTSQTTFDVKNDEWFISNQECGDVYWGITGVTGGAYMVGSHCGWVNFTDGAPQWAHCVMDGKFGNFSSDASKCSWILLDILHDNGSYIPADEARKGCGRVTNMRCAGD
- a CDS encoding thioredoxin domain-containing protein, giving the protein MAIEKRGKNTSSNLKVKSKVSVRSTKLLVGISILSLMGFVLIFLFGLSIFRDSASKSSESKSNFSFVKRGVVANDTFVPVNSSVPEALDTDPTIGKKDAKLTIFEYGDFGCAHCASMNTTMKKIVAEYPDTVQLVWKDYPTASSVDAAMAGRCAQIQDKFWEMHDLLFENSFFLNKGRFSDLAQDLGLDVEKFDTCVDSGTTALLVQESIDQAAGFEIDGTPYYFINDQEISGTIGYDDLKNIIESELVK
- the radA gene encoding DNA repair protein RadA, yielding MNVKEKKIFSCNHCDSQYPKWQGRCTECGQWGTLEEGRYVATVSDKPSAPLAQTISFSDIKGGEILRFKTGFGEFDRVLGEGLVSGSVILLGGDPGIGKSTLALQVTAKISQTESVIYVSGEESAEQVKQRMDRLKITANDLHFISETDAEMVCATLSERKPQVAVIDSIQTLTSSQIKSQSGSPQQIKAVTAQLMEVAKNSKIAIVIIGHVTKQGAVAGPRTLEHLVDSVIYLEGDRYQSLRILRAIKNRFGSTSEIGIFEMKDHGLAEVLNPSALLLKDRAKQISGSVITCIMEGSRPFLVEVQALVTKAGFGYPQRKTSGFDQKRLQLLLAVLTKRMGIRIEDQDIHINVVGGVKIKEPSADLAVCLAIISALKNIPLPNTLSVMGEVGLGGEVRPVINIDKRLEESAKLGFKNIIIPSNTKNHKDAVCYPVKSINEASEIAFTI